A single window of Watersipora subatra chromosome 9, tzWatSuba1.1, whole genome shotgun sequence DNA harbors:
- the LOC137404788 gene encoding lebercilin-like — MTYTADAGYDDDFDDEDFGSEKSNTPDRQPSPSSNTEARHNFLESNSYDELNERSQKLVDVPNMSPQGSAKTVTREGKETKSTGNEGISSRHQGRNSQAPSSIGKTSRKLPYSHRRSVRSTRNGFSRMSTTTRQLDIGDLRHEMRVIGEEIEALKLENKSLKRNNVLLTHQLDKREKEEQEVPNVYDRHVKEVRALKDQLRRQQERYDKVHYRLRRTEKNLATSQKEEAELERVAAECELKERSRLRKHLEKIEQENQLCDEKIRQLEKYVEHLDRCHEAELSAEEEKRKETQAIIERLLEETQMAKQSIQAKETELERFKLQRTNRLTMSRALNTGMSGQLSAICESRSDTYVGHLKALPAPPTKETLEMTPANEHHELTPARGSQQVTPAKASKEVKNAKDRFRVNNKQNRVKVTPSPPATSHPNPNSQRSNRAKDSMVKHLTMTAGGKVSGSVTPSIGYDKNSKVGEEEKKAELPYDITVSPSNINMCSNRILMTACS, encoded by the exons ATGACTTACACAGCGGATGCTGGCTACGATGATGATTTTGACGATGAAGATTTTGGTAGTGAGAAATCTAACACACCAGATAGACAACCTTCACCTAGTAGTAATACTGAGGCGAGGCACAATTTTCTGGAATCGAATTCTTATGATGAACTGAATGAGAGGTCCCAAAAGTTAGTGGATGTTCCAAACATGTCTCCACAAGGGTCAGCTAAAACTGTAACGAGGGAAGGCAAGGAAACAAAAAGTACTGGTAATGAAGGTATTTCTTCAAGGCACCAAGGTAGAAATAGCCAAGCCCCAAGCTCTA TCGGAAAGACAAGTCGGAAACTACCGTATTCCCACAGGCGCTCAGTTCGGTCAACTCGAAATGGTTTCTCAAGAATGTCAACAACCACACGGCAGCTCGACATTGGTGATTTGAGG CATGAGATGAGAGTCATAGGAGAAGAGATTGAAGCCCTCAAGCTTGAAAACAAATCACTTAAGAGGAACAATGTACTTCTCACACACCAACTAGACAAGAGAGAAAAGGAGGAGCAGGAAGTCCCTAATGTATATGATCGACACGTCAAGGAAGTTCGAGCTCTTAAAGACCAGCTAAG GAGACAGCAAGAGAGGTATGACAAGGTGCACTACCGACTACGTCGTACGGAGAAGAACTTGGCTACGTCACAGAAAGAGGAAGCAGAGCTGGAGAGAGTCGCTGCGGAATGTGAACTGAAAGAACGAAGTCGTCTACGAAAACATTTGGAAAAAATTGAACAAGAAAACCAGCTTTGTGATGAAAAGATACGG CAACTGGAGAAGTACGTAGAACACCTCGACAGATGTCATGAGGCGGAGTTGTCAGCGGAGGAGGAGAAGCGAAAAGAAACGCAAGCGATTATAGAAAGACTCCTTGAAGAGACGCAAATGGCCAAACAGAGCATCCAG GCAAAAGAGACAGAGTTGGAAAGGTTCAAGCTCCAACGAACGAATCGTTTGACTATGTCAAGAGCTTTAAACACTGGCATGTCTGGACAGCTTTCAGCTATTTGCGAATCAAGATCTGATACATATGTCGGTCACCTTAAAGCTTTGCCAGCACCACCTACAAAGGAAACCCTGGAGATGACACCTGCCAATGAACATCACGAGCTGACACCTGCCAGAGGAAGTCAACAAGTGACACCTGCCAAAGCTTCAAAGGAGGTCAAAAATGCCAAAGATCGATTCAGGGTTAACAATAAACAA AATCGAGTGAAGGTAACTCCAAGCCCTCCCGCAACTTCTCACCCCAACCCAAACAGTCAGCGGTCTAACAGAGCTAAGGATTCGATGGTGAAACACTTGACTATGACAGCGGGTGGAAAGGTCAGTGGGAG TGTGACACCTTCGATAGGCTATGATAAGAACAGCAAAGTGGGTGAAGAGGAAAAGAAAGCTGAG CTGCCATACGATATCACAGTTTCTCCATCTAACATCAATATGTGTAGCAATAGAATTTTGATGACTGCTTGCAGCTGA